The uncultured Flavobacterium sp. genome contains a region encoding:
- a CDS encoding IucA/IucC family siderophore biosynthesis protein: MITPENIFKDAQHLNSTIWDKVNRNLLAKSISELMREDVAKPQITGREKDGLTHFILSTDKETIYYSFSAYPRFLNYWHIVKESIQKIEDEQKSDHIDVPNFFLELQETFGINSFTLAHYIEELLHTLYADAFIHSKRRLSAAKLADADFQTIEHSLDGHPWVIVNKGRIGFDSEDYENYTPESGQKTRLVWIAAHKNRATLRLQTNMNEQSFYENEIGSEKIAVFRNKLIQSKVNPDDYIFIPVHLWQWQNKLVMQFANEIASKHLIPLELTEDIYSPQQSIRTFFNQSKPNKHYVKTSMSILNTSHIRGLCPRQLSVAPRLTGYLKDMLKKDPHLQKMDVVLLGEMVSVTYTHPSYSKIVNPPYQYNEYLGAMWRESPINYLKHGENLMTMAALLYVDDHGKSLVEELIEKSGLSTEEWLKAYMRAYLKPVLQIYYQHSLCIDPHGQNVILILKDYVPTRIALQDFVGDILINEEGKKKLPQEFIENMFVASPNPENAPLTILIAVFDAFFRYLSDVLITTANYSETSFWNCVHDIVLEYQQEHPELQDMFDKYNLFIPEFKRLIFNSRRLYNGYEETAGFPHMKKSGFIPNPLHQLVNEEVLTVKEN, translated from the coding sequence ATGATAACCCCAGAAAATATATTCAAAGACGCACAGCATCTCAACTCAACTATTTGGGATAAAGTAAATCGAAACCTACTCGCTAAAAGTATCTCAGAATTGATGCGCGAAGATGTGGCAAAACCACAAATAACTGGTCGTGAAAAAGATGGTCTGACCCATTTTATTCTAAGCACCGATAAAGAGACTATTTATTACAGTTTTTCAGCTTATCCAAGGTTTCTGAATTATTGGCATATTGTCAAAGAAAGCATTCAGAAAATTGAAGATGAACAGAAATCAGATCACATCGATGTGCCAAATTTCTTTCTGGAACTTCAGGAAACATTTGGGATCAACTCTTTTACTTTGGCACATTATATTGAGGAATTGCTGCATACTTTATATGCCGATGCATTCATACATTCTAAACGTCGTTTATCTGCCGCAAAATTAGCCGATGCTGATTTTCAAACTATAGAACATAGTCTCGACGGTCATCCGTGGGTAATTGTAAACAAAGGCCGAATTGGTTTTGACTCCGAAGATTATGAAAATTATACACCTGAATCTGGTCAAAAAACACGATTAGTCTGGATTGCTGCTCATAAAAACAGAGCTACTTTGCGTTTACAAACTAATATGAATGAGCAAAGTTTTTATGAAAACGAAATTGGTTCTGAAAAAATAGCCGTTTTTAGAAACAAGCTAATTCAGTCAAAAGTAAATCCGGACGATTATATTTTTATTCCCGTGCATTTGTGGCAATGGCAAAATAAACTTGTGATGCAGTTTGCCAATGAAATTGCGTCTAAACATCTTATTCCGCTAGAATTAACAGAGGATATTTACAGTCCACAACAAAGTATTCGTACATTTTTCAATCAAAGCAAACCCAATAAACATTACGTAAAAACGTCGATGTCAATCTTAAACACAAGCCATATTAGAGGTTTGTGTCCGAGACAATTATCTGTTGCGCCACGTTTGACAGGTTATCTGAAAGATATGCTAAAAAAAGATCCGCATTTACAAAAAATGGATGTTGTGCTTCTTGGCGAAATGGTTTCAGTTACTTATACGCATCCAAGCTATAGTAAAATTGTAAATCCACCGTATCAATACAACGAATATTTGGGCGCGATGTGGCGAGAAAGCCCGATAAATTATCTCAAACACGGAGAGAATTTAATGACCATGGCAGCCTTGCTTTATGTTGACGATCATGGAAAAAGTCTTGTTGAAGAACTTATTGAAAAATCAGGACTTTCGACAGAAGAGTGGTTAAAAGCCTATATGAGAGCGTATCTAAAACCTGTACTTCAAATTTATTACCAACATTCTTTATGCATCGATCCGCATGGACAAAATGTGATTCTTATTCTAAAAGATTACGTTCCAACGCGTATTGCTTTGCAGGATTTTGTTGGTGATATTTTGATTAATGAAGAAGGAAAGAAAAAGCTCCCACAGGAATTTATCGAGAATATGTTTGTGGCTTCTCCAAATCCGGAAAATGCACCATTAACGATACTTATTGCTGTTTTTGATGCGTTTTTCAGATATCTGAGCGATGTATTAATTACGACTGCAAACTATTCTGAGACTTCTTTCTGGAATTGCGTTCACGATATTGTTTTAGAATATCAGCAAGAACATCCTGAACTTCAGGATATGTTTGACAAATACAATTTATTCATCCCGGAGTTTAAACGTCTTATTTTCAATAGCCGACGTTTGTATAATGGTTATGAAGAAACGGCTGGTTTTCCGCACATGAAAAAAAGCGGTTTTATTCCGAATCCGTTACATCAATTGGTCAATGAAGAAGTACTAACCGTAAAAGAAAACTAA
- a CDS encoding SidA/IucD/PvdA family monooxygenase: MSTEKIYSVIGIGIGPFNLGLAALIEPVEDLSALFFDQSESFDWHPGLMLNNATLQVPFLGDLVTMADPTNKYSFLNYIKESGRLYKFYIRENFFIYRKEYNEYCKWVAAQLQNCKFSHKVVSIDHVDNVYKVVVINTQTCITTTYYANKIVLGTGTSPHIPDFIDQEDLPNVIHASKYLYFKSRIHKNASVTIIGSGQSAAEVFRDLLPETENGLQLKWFTRSSHFFPLDNKSKLTLELTSPEYVDHFHSLSEEKRKQLLARQHGLYKGIDQELINEIFDSLYEMSLDDKPLNVELRSNIRLTSVNEETDGSYNLDFLHTELDQPFEDQTDYVILATGYKYKEPAILSGIENKINRLENGLFKVNRNYTIDKNGTDIFVQNAELHTHGLSTPDLGMGAYRNSWIINQLANREVYKVEKNELLFNNLVYKKLHRNCLKPMFWN; this comes from the coding sequence ATGAGTACAGAAAAAATATATTCAGTAATCGGGATCGGAATTGGTCCTTTTAATCTTGGGCTTGCAGCTCTTATAGAACCCGTTGAAGATTTATCGGCACTTTTTTTTGATCAGTCAGAAAGTTTTGACTGGCACCCTGGTCTTATGCTGAATAACGCAACGCTTCAAGTTCCGTTTTTAGGAGATTTAGTCACAATGGCCGATCCTACAAATAAATACAGTTTTCTTAATTATATCAAAGAAAGCGGACGTTTGTACAAATTTTACATTCGTGAAAACTTCTTTATTTATAGAAAAGAATATAATGAGTATTGCAAATGGGTTGCTGCCCAATTACAAAATTGCAAGTTTTCGCATAAAGTAGTTTCCATAGATCATGTAGATAATGTTTATAAAGTTGTCGTTATCAATACTCAAACTTGTATCACGACTACTTATTATGCAAATAAAATTGTTCTCGGTACTGGAACTTCGCCGCATATTCCTGATTTTATCGATCAGGAAGATTTGCCTAATGTAATTCATGCTTCAAAATATTTGTATTTCAAATCACGCATTCACAAAAATGCATCGGTTACAATTATTGGTTCAGGGCAAAGTGCCGCCGAAGTTTTCCGTGATCTTTTGCCCGAAACTGAAAACGGATTGCAACTAAAATGGTTTACACGTTCGTCTCACTTTTTCCCATTGGATAATAAATCAAAACTGACTTTAGAATTAACTTCTCCTGAATATGTAGATCATTTTCATAGTTTATCCGAAGAAAAAAGAAAACAACTTCTAGCGAGACAACACGGACTTTATAAAGGAATCGATCAGGAATTAATTAACGAAATCTTCGATAGTTTGTACGAAATGAGTTTAGATGATAAACCTCTAAATGTAGAATTACGTTCGAATATACGCCTTACTTCTGTTAATGAAGAAACTGACGGATCTTATAATCTGGATTTCCTTCATACAGAATTAGACCAACCTTTTGAAGATCAAACGGATTATGTAATTCTGGCAACAGGTTATAAATACAAAGAACCTGCAATTCTTTCAGGAATTGAAAATAAAATCAATCGTTTAGAAAATGGTTTGTTTAAGGTAAATCGTAATTATACAATTGACAAAAACGGCACAGATATTTTTGTTCAAAATGCTGAATTACACACACACGGACTTTCTACTCCTGATTTAGGAATGGGCGCTTACAGAAATTCATGGATTATAAATCAACTTGCGAATCGTGAAGTTTATAAAGTCGAAAAAAACGAATTGCTTTTCAACAATTTGGTGTACAAAAAACTACACAGGAATTGTCTGAAACCAATGTTTTGGAATTAG
- a CDS encoding GNAT family N-acetyltransferase produces the protein MNTTDLTNFHQLAEQVNFKSLLNCYCREFSNWSRYEGIPKYDQTLADFMQTINHSSFLRFDFTAIGQEVFAPLTYFSESGIHSFSFPVVSRNIATDEFREINPMEFTELVAVNSQQEYPDMDAVPTQKRMENSIENLALYLEHYKNSDQTANNPEQTFIEAEQSLILGHSVHPLPKSREGFTKDELLKYSPETSGKFPLHFFLIHPENVIEKSAEDYLMTDYLRKEISKYANENAKELLDFYTKYKVVPTHPWEANYLLDLPEVQEMQSKQLLFSLGQFGPSYTATSSVRTVYNAESEWMYKFSLHVKITNSFRVNYLHELNRGYDAAKLMKTDWGKGIQNDFPQIQLITDPAFIAVTYEDKVIDGFSTSVRQNPFHGANARKNVTMVASLCQDGILGETPRIVNLINEATKRQDTAVAETALSWFKQYLNITITPLVGIFNEYGFGSEFHQQNMLVEFDENLFPSKLYFRDNQGYFFRQGKVEELEQLIPDFGKDSRSFIAEKRIIDFWGYYLLVNHLFGVVNILGKNKLADETVLLNLLYDALKKQEDSDTTGLVSHFTNSVTLVVKGNLLTSLNNMDEASAPRTNPAVYRTYPNPLNKHFFSKKLINPQENTTVFNRFFEKENVTITLRPVDIDKDIEMLHEWFHREHALKIWQMNWPIREIEAFYRMLLPGDHGHSFIGEANGVPTFNIEVYWASRDIVGEYYDVLPSDYGTHQFIAPTDPKLKYGSPATQSMMDFVFGEPKVGKMVGEGSVDSIASMMNKAHVGFKIEKVIEMPHKKANLNFCYREWYLAKFPAAKDFQNNTVSASQV, from the coding sequence ATGAATACCACAGACTTAACTAATTTTCATCAGCTTGCAGAACAAGTAAATTTTAAATCCCTGCTCAATTGTTATTGCCGGGAATTCAGTAATTGGAGCCGTTACGAAGGCATTCCGAAATACGATCAAACGCTTGCTGATTTTATGCAGACTATCAATCACAGCTCATTTCTAAGATTTGATTTTACAGCAATTGGTCAGGAAGTTTTTGCTCCGTTGACTTATTTTTCTGAAAGTGGCATACACTCGTTCAGCTTTCCGGTTGTGTCGCGCAATATTGCAACAGACGAATTCAGAGAAATAAATCCCATGGAGTTTACTGAACTTGTCGCTGTTAATTCTCAACAAGAATATCCGGATATGGATGCCGTTCCTACACAAAAACGTATGGAAAACAGCATCGAAAATCTCGCACTTTATCTGGAACATTATAAAAATAGCGATCAAACTGCCAATAATCCTGAGCAGACTTTTATAGAAGCCGAACAATCTTTGATTTTAGGGCATAGTGTTCATCCATTGCCAAAAAGCAGAGAAGGTTTTACTAAAGACGAACTGCTAAAATATTCTCCTGAAACTTCGGGTAAATTTCCTTTACACTTTTTCCTGATTCATCCGGAAAATGTAATCGAAAAAAGCGCCGAAGATTATTTAATGACGGATTATCTAAGAAAAGAAATCTCAAAATATGCTAATGAAAACGCCAAAGAATTACTGGATTTTTATACCAAATATAAAGTAGTTCCAACACATCCTTGGGAAGCTAATTACTTATTGGATTTGCCGGAAGTACAAGAAATGCAGTCCAAACAGCTTCTCTTTAGTTTAGGTCAGTTTGGTCCTTCTTATACCGCAACCTCATCTGTTCGTACAGTTTATAATGCCGAAAGCGAATGGATGTACAAATTTTCTTTGCATGTAAAAATCACCAATTCGTTCCGTGTCAATTATCTGCATGAATTGAACCGTGGTTATGATGCCGCAAAACTTATGAAAACTGATTGGGGAAAAGGTATCCAAAACGATTTTCCACAAATTCAGCTTATTACAGATCCTGCTTTTATCGCCGTTACTTATGAAGATAAAGTTATTGATGGATTTAGTACAAGCGTACGTCAAAACCCTTTTCATGGAGCAAATGCCAGGAAAAATGTAACAATGGTTGCGTCTCTTTGTCAAGACGGGATTCTGGGCGAAACACCAAGAATAGTTAATCTTATCAATGAAGCCACCAAAAGACAAGATACAGCTGTAGCCGAAACTGCGCTTTCCTGGTTCAAACAATACCTGAATATTACCATAACTCCTTTGGTTGGAATTTTTAATGAATATGGGTTTGGATCTGAATTTCATCAACAAAATATGCTTGTAGAATTTGATGAAAATCTTTTTCCTTCAAAACTCTATTTTAGAGACAATCAGGGCTATTTTTTCCGTCAGGGAAAAGTTGAAGAATTAGAACAACTGATTCCTGATTTTGGAAAAGATAGCAGATCATTTATTGCCGAAAAAAGAATTATTGACTTTTGGGGCTATTACCTTTTAGTAAATCACTTATTTGGAGTTGTCAATATTTTAGGAAAAAATAAACTGGCAGATGAAACTGTATTACTTAACCTTCTTTATGATGCTTTAAAAAAACAAGAAGATTCAGATACGACAGGTTTGGTTTCGCATTTTACAAATAGTGTGACATTGGTTGTAAAAGGAAATCTGTTAACGAGTTTAAACAATATGGATGAAGCCAGTGCGCCAAGAACAAATCCGGCCGTTTACAGAACTTATCCAAATCCTTTAAACAAACATTTTTTCTCTAAAAAGCTCATTAATCCACAAGAAAATACCACTGTTTTCAATCGCTTTTTTGAGAAAGAAAATGTGACCATAACCTTGCGTCCCGTAGATATTGACAAAGATATTGAGATGCTTCATGAATGGTTTCACCGTGAACACGCCTTGAAAATCTGGCAAATGAACTGGCCAATTCGCGAAATCGAAGCCTTTTACAGAATGTTGCTTCCCGGAGATCACGGGCACAGTTTTATTGGCGAAGCAAATGGAGTTCCAACTTTTAACATCGAAGTATATTGGGCAAGCCGTGATATTGTTGGAGAATATTATGATGTTCTGCCATCTGATTATGGAACACATCAATTTATTGCACCAACTGATCCTAAACTAAAATACGGATCGCCGGCAACACAATCGATGATGGATTTTGTTTTTGGAGAACCGAAGGTTGGTAAAATGGTTGGTGAAGGCTCTGTAGATTCGATCGCATCGATGATGAATAAAGCTCACGTAGGTTTTAAAATCGAAAAAGTGATCGAAATGCCACACAAAAAAGCCAATCTAAACTTCTGTTACAGAGAATGGTATTTGGCAAAATTTCCTGCTGCCAAAGATTTTCAAAACAACACAGTTTCAGCATCTCAAGTTTAA
- a CDS encoding aspartate aminotransferase family protein, with amino-acid sequence MNTTLIIEEAQKDKTLLSEQDFYKDIFHQNSGNEYAQAVKLAQERVSDFLKNNRKPFSGIRPNEMKAKIEAIDFESPLPDYESLLNEVDEIYVKHATAYHLPEYIAHLNCPVVIPALAAEVLISAINSSQDTYDQSAGGTFMERKLIDWTSEQIGYQNGDGIFTAGGSQSNLMGLLLARDYYSLEFQKWNIKLDGLPPDASKFRVFVSDKAHFSNHKNAWILGLGEQAIVHVGVDQRYRMDPEKLEKAIAREIEKGNIPIAITATAGTTDFGNVDPLKAIAAIANRNNLWLHVDAAYGCGLLLTEKHRHLLNGIELADSVTIDYHKSFFQPISSSAFIVKNKLHLNIIKHHADYLNPKEQNYDTLPAQINKSIIQSTRRFDALKLWFTLRYMGKEKLGQFTDTIIETTQKTAAYIESDKNFELLCHSDIGVLVFRYLDGPAESNSCEVNQYIKEKLFFSGEVLVASTKVNGEFYLKFTIFNPLTTLNDIKNILNLIKQNGNEYHRLN; translated from the coding sequence ATGAATACCACACTAATCATTGAAGAAGCGCAAAAAGATAAAACGCTTCTCTCAGAACAAGATTTTTACAAAGATATTTTTCACCAGAATTCCGGTAACGAATATGCTCAGGCTGTAAAATTGGCACAAGAACGTGTTTCTGATTTTCTAAAAAACAATCGTAAACCTTTTAGCGGAATCAGACCAAACGAGATGAAAGCCAAAATTGAAGCAATAGACTTTGAATCGCCTCTACCCGATTATGAAAGTCTGCTTAACGAAGTCGATGAAATTTATGTAAAACACGCCACAGCTTACCACCTTCCGGAATATATTGCCCACTTAAACTGCCCTGTTGTAATACCGGCATTGGCAGCAGAAGTTTTAATAAGCGCTATCAATTCATCGCAAGACACATACGATCAAAGTGCTGGCGGAACTTTTATGGAACGCAAATTAATTGATTGGACAAGCGAACAAATTGGATACCAAAACGGTGACGGAATTTTTACTGCCGGAGGTTCTCAAAGTAACCTTATGGGATTGCTTTTGGCAAGAGATTACTATTCGTTAGAATTTCAAAAATGGAATATCAAATTAGATGGTCTTCCTCCTGATGCTTCAAAATTCAGAGTTTTTGTTTCGGATAAAGCGCATTTTAGCAATCATAAAAATGCCTGGATTTTGGGTCTGGGAGAACAAGCTATCGTGCATGTTGGCGTCGATCAGAGGTACCGCATGGATCCTGAAAAACTGGAAAAAGCAATTGCAAGGGAAATTGAAAAAGGAAATATTCCAATTGCGATTACTGCAACTGCCGGAACTACAGATTTTGGAAATGTTGACCCGCTAAAAGCAATTGCAGCAATTGCAAATCGCAATAATTTGTGGCTTCATGTTGATGCTGCCTACGGTTGCGGATTGCTTTTGACAGAGAAACACAGACATCTTTTAAACGGAATTGAACTGGCAGATTCTGTAACAATCGATTATCATAAATCGTTTTTTCAGCCAATAAGCAGCAGTGCTTTTATTGTAAAGAATAAACTTCACCTCAACATTATCAAGCATCACGCTGATTATTTAAATCCAAAAGAGCAAAACTACGACACACTTCCTGCACAGATTAATAAATCAATTATACAAAGTACACGTCGTTTTGATGCGCTGAAACTTTGGTTCACACTTCGATATATGGGCAAAGAAAAACTGGGACAATTTACGGATACAATAATCGAAACGACTCAAAAAACAGCCGCATATATAGAATCTGATAAAAACTTTGAACTGTTATGCCACTCAGATATAGGAGTTCTAGTATTCAGATATCTTGATGGTCCAGCTGAATCTAACTCGTGCGAAGTCAATCAATACATCAAGGAAAAACTCTTTTTTAGCGGAGAAGTTCTGGTCGCCAGCACAAAAGTAAATGGAGAATTCTACTTGAAATTCACCATTTTCAATCCGCTTACAACCCTAAATGACATCAAAAACATACTTAACCTCATAAAACAAAATGGAAATGAATACCACAGACTTAACTAA
- a CDS encoding nitroreductase, with translation MKIKNKPSKTKESDSFDKLKKISRNIRNRRSIYANEFIKGELPDKLLDEILINATWAPNHKMTEPWRFIVLKGKYLKEYGAYMAHYYKDFYSELSIEDQKEKLRYLANYPLNAACLIGVIMVRNTKINLPEWEEIAAVSSAVQNIALTCTAHKLGSYWSTKSVAIDYVAQFDLAENEKSLGILYLGYYPKDLKSSTKKRTPISKKVIILE, from the coding sequence ATGAAAATCAAGAACAAACCCAGTAAAACCAAGGAATCAGATTCTTTTGATAAACTGAAAAAAATTTCACGGAATATTCGGAATAGAAGAAGCATCTATGCCAATGAATTTATCAAGGGAGAATTGCCTGATAAATTGCTCGACGAAATTCTGATTAATGCGACTTGGGCTCCAAATCATAAAATGACCGAGCCTTGGAGATTTATTGTTCTGAAAGGAAAATACTTAAAAGAGTATGGAGCATACATGGCACATTACTACAAGGATTTTTACAGCGAATTATCAATTGAAGATCAAAAAGAAAAGCTTCGTTATCTGGCTAATTATCCTCTAAATGCTGCTTGTCTAATTGGTGTAATAATGGTACGAAACACCAAAATCAACTTGCCGGAATGGGAAGAAATTGCCGCAGTTTCTTCGGCTGTACAAAATATAGCACTCACCTGCACCGCCCATAAACTTGGCAGTTATTGGAGTACCAAAAGTGTTGCGATAGATTATGTTGCGCAATTTGATCTTGCAGAAAATGAAAAATCACTCGGCATTCTCTATCTCGGATATTATCCAAAAGATTTAAAATCATCCACAAAAAAGAGAACTCCCATCTCTAAAAAAGTCATTATTCTCGAATAA
- a CDS encoding taurine catabolism dioxygenase TauD, which produces MKSQSIIADERPAETNFNFDIPTSPLIIEVTPQERNILSNVGNLLVKAFDNYENPDYIGALHLHAFQLLPERISRILSHFGTDFSANQYGAIVFQGLLEVNQEDLGPTPPNWQGADYAKLNKYGFICSLLHGAVPSKPVQYYAQRKGGGLLHAVIPDEKMAATQTGSGSKTDLYVHTEDAFLSNQADFLSFLYLRNEERVPSTLYSIRSHGKINLTMEKLFDPIYQCPKDANYDEDQTIPGPTASVLYGNRQLPFIRFDAAEQIFNENAGQTPEALYNLTEFWNEAKELINSEYVPNSGDVIFVNNHLCAHGRSAFVAGQREENGEIVKCERRQMLRMMSKTSLIHMRSVTQTNDPYFIMEEHLGKIFDLD; this is translated from the coding sequence ATGAAATCACAATCAATTATTGCAGATGAAAGACCTGCGGAAACAAATTTTAATTTTGATATTCCTACAAGTCCATTAATTATAGAGGTTACGCCTCAGGAAAGGAATATTTTATCTAATGTTGGGAATCTTCTGGTAAAGGCATTTGACAATTATGAAAACCCCGATTATATAGGTGCTCTTCATCTTCACGCTTTTCAATTGCTTCCGGAACGCATCAGCAGGATTTTAAGTCATTTTGGTACTGATTTTTCTGCAAATCAATATGGAGCAATTGTTTTTCAGGGGCTTTTAGAGGTTAATCAGGAAGATTTAGGACCAACACCTCCAAACTGGCAGGGCGCTGATTATGCCAAGTTGAATAAATACGGATTTATATGTTCGCTTTTGCATGGTGCGGTGCCTTCTAAACCGGTTCAATATTATGCTCAAAGAAAGGGTGGAGGGCTTTTGCATGCGGTAATTCCGGACGAGAAAATGGCTGCAACACAAACCGGATCAGGATCTAAAACAGATTTATATGTACATACTGAGGATGCTTTTTTAAGCAATCAGGCTGATTTTTTGAGTTTTCTTTATTTACGAAATGAAGAAAGAGTTCCTTCAACTTTATATTCGATTCGTTCTCATGGTAAGATAAATTTGACTATGGAAAAATTATTTGATCCAATTTATCAGTGTCCTAAAGATGCAAATTATGATGAAGATCAAACAATTCCGGGTCCAACGGCTTCTGTTCTGTATGGGAACAGACAACTTCCTTTTATCCGTTTTGATGCTGCCGAACAAATATTTAACGAAAATGCTGGACAAACTCCTGAAGCGCTTTATAATTTGACAGAATTTTGGAATGAAGCTAAGGAACTTATAAATAGTGAATATGTACCAAATTCAGGAGATGTGATCTTTGTCAATAATCATTTATGTGCACACGGACGAAGTGCTTTTGTTGCTGGACAGCGTGAGGAAAATGGTGAAATTGTAAAATGCGAACGCCGACAAATGCTTAGAATGATGAGTAAAACCAGTTTAATTCATATGCGATCTGTAACTCAAACTAACGATCCATATTTTATTATGGAGGAACATTTGGGAAAAATCTTTGATCTGGATTAA